In the Victivallis sp. Marseille-Q1083 genome, one interval contains:
- the rmuC gene encoding DNA recombination protein RmuC, with protein MEIAIVILAVILLVSVGTVFLLLRRLAAVAGLESEVARLRGVEMQAEKAGAELTELAGRNNALQLEVVQLKMELQHQQELARDRIAFLENSEKRQQTEFANLANRLLEEKGRQLSEQHREKLSQLVTPFKEQLKEFRERIDRVHEEELKQGATLLTQIRQMQETSNKVSAEANNLAAAIKGDKKKQGNWGELIIERLFESSGLERGREYEAQVSLETENGGRLQPDFVVYLPNDRAVIVDSKVSLLAYEQFCNAATEEERQAALAAHHQAVKNHIQGLRSKNYQDLLKNNTLDFVIMCIPIEPAYQLALYPDHTMLYEQSHLNVVLTGPSTLLITLKLINQIWRREKENRNAAQMAVESGKMFDTFMAMLDNLAELDRALGAARGCYDQVLKRINSGNNNILRQMERIRSLGAKTSRQLSVKAGTLLENRDESLS; from the coding sequence ATGGAAATTGCAATCGTCATTTTGGCCGTAATTCTGCTGGTGTCGGTCGGAACGGTTTTCCTCCTGCTGCGCCGCTTGGCCGCCGTCGCCGGTTTGGAAAGCGAAGTGGCACGGCTGCGCGGCGTGGAAATGCAGGCGGAAAAAGCCGGCGCCGAATTGACGGAACTGGCCGGCCGGAACAATGCGCTGCAGTTGGAGGTGGTGCAGTTGAAGATGGAATTGCAGCATCAGCAGGAGTTGGCCCGGGACAGGATCGCTTTTCTGGAAAATAGCGAAAAACGCCAGCAGACAGAGTTTGCCAATCTGGCCAACCGTTTGTTGGAAGAAAAAGGCAGACAGCTCAGCGAGCAGCACCGTGAAAAATTATCGCAGCTGGTGACGCCGTTCAAGGAGCAGCTCAAGGAATTTCGCGAGCGCATTGACCGGGTGCATGAAGAAGAACTCAAGCAGGGCGCGACGCTGCTGACCCAGATCAGACAGATGCAGGAGACCAGCAACAAGGTCAGTGCGGAAGCCAACAATCTGGCGGCGGCGATCAAAGGGGACAAGAAAAAACAGGGCAACTGGGGAGAGCTGATCATCGAACGCCTGTTTGAAAGTTCCGGCCTGGAACGCGGCAGGGAATACGAAGCGCAGGTGTCGCTGGAAACGGAGAACGGCGGCCGGTTGCAGCCGGATTTCGTCGTTTACCTGCCGAACGACCGGGCGGTGATCGTCGACTCCAAAGTTTCATTGCTGGCTTACGAGCAGTTTTGCAATGCGGCGACCGAAGAGGAGCGGCAGGCGGCGCTGGCCGCCCATCACCAGGCGGTCAAAAATCACATTCAGGGCCTGCGCAGCAAAAATTACCAGGATTTGCTGAAAAATAATACGCTGGATTTCGTCATCATGTGCATTCCGATCGAACCGGCTTATCAGTTGGCGTTGTACCCCGACCACACGATGCTTTATGAACAGTCGCATTTGAATGTTGTGCTGACCGGCCCGTCGACACTGTTGATTACCTTGAAGTTGATCAACCAGATTTGGCGGCGGGAAAAGGAGAACCGCAATGCCGCCCAGATGGCGGTGGAATCCGGGAAAATGTTCGATACTTTCATGGCGATGCTGGACAACCTGGCGGAATTGGACCGGGCGCTCGGCGCGGCCAGAGGTTGTTACGACCAGGTGCTCAAACGGATCAACAGCGGCAACAACAACATTTTGCGCCAGATGGAACGCATTCGTTCGCTCGGAGCCAAAACCAGCAGGCAGCTCAGCGTCAAAGCCGGCACCCTGCTGGAAAACCGTGACGAATCACTGTCGTGA
- a CDS encoding sodium-dependent transporter, which translates to MAKQRESLSSRLGFLFLAAGCAIGLGNIWRFPFITGQNGGGMFVLLYLLFLLILGFPILVMELSIGRASRQNLVGGYRKLSAGHGKFPWQRLGSLFFLGNLLLMMFYTTVSGWLLAYAWHYLTGDLAGYRGEGIQQFFDGLAGSSTDSILYMAIVVGLAVFICSIGLRNGVENSAKIMMSVLLLMLIVLAAKALMMPEAGRAVRFYLAPDFAKFSSVGIGEVVYAAMGQAFFTLSLGVGSMAIFGSYIEREHSLTKESLFIILLDTFVAILAGLIIFPICFSYGIDVGAGPRLVFVSLPNIFNDMAGGRWWGSLFFIFMTLAALTTVVAVFENLIAFLMDEGKMRRIAATLTVGIGVFFLSLPCVLGFNAWSGVQPFGPGSTILDLEDFIVSQNLLPLGSLYVLLFCVMRYGWGWKNFLAEADAGSGLKFPHRLKYYFFWVLPAIILMIFIVGYCKKFF; encoded by the coding sequence ATGGCGAAACAGCGGGAAAGTTTGAGTTCACGGCTGGGATTTTTGTTTCTGGCCGCCGGTTGCGCCATCGGTCTGGGGAATATCTGGCGTTTTCCGTTTATCACCGGGCAGAATGGCGGCGGCATGTTCGTGCTGCTGTATTTGCTGTTCCTGCTGATCCTCGGTTTTCCGATTCTGGTCATGGAACTTTCCATCGGCCGGGCTTCCCGCCAGAATCTGGTCGGCGGTTACCGGAAGCTGAGCGCCGGACATGGCAAGTTTCCGTGGCAGAGGCTGGGCAGTTTGTTTTTTCTCGGCAACCTGTTGCTGATGATGTTCTACACGACGGTTTCCGGTTGGCTGCTGGCATATGCCTGGCATTATCTGACCGGCGATCTGGCCGGCTATCGCGGCGAAGGAATCCAGCAATTTTTCGATGGCCTGGCCGGCAGCAGCACCGACAGCATTCTATATATGGCAATCGTCGTCGGTTTGGCGGTTTTCATCTGTTCGATCGGCCTGCGCAACGGCGTTGAAAACAGCGCCAAAATCATGATGTCGGTGTTGCTGCTGATGCTGATCGTTTTGGCGGCCAAGGCGTTGATGATGCCGGAAGCCGGCCGTGCCGTGCGTTTTTATCTGGCACCCGATTTCGCTAAGTTCAGTTCCGTCGGAATCGGCGAAGTGGTTTATGCGGCGATGGGGCAGGCCTTTTTCACTTTGAGCCTCGGCGTCGGCAGCATGGCGATCTTCGGCAGTTATATCGAGCGGGAGCATTCGCTGACCAAGGAGAGTTTGTTCATCATTCTGCTGGATACTTTCGTGGCGATCCTGGCCGGATTAATCATCTTTCCGATCTGTTTTTCCTACGGAATTGATGTCGGCGCCGGGCCCAGATTGGTGTTCGTATCGTTGCCGAATATTTTCAACGATATGGCCGGCGGCCGTTGGTGGGGGAGCCTGTTTTTCATCTTCATGACCCTGGCGGCATTGACGACAGTGGTGGCGGTTTTTGAAAATTTGATCGCTTTTTTGATGGATGAAGGCAAAATGCGGCGGATTGCCGCTACTCTGACGGTCGGCATCGGCGTTTTTTTTCTTTCGCTGCCTTGCGTGTTGGGATTCAATGCCTGGAGCGGCGTTCAGCCGTTCGGCCCGGGATCGACGATTCTCGATCTGGAGGATTTCATCGTCAGTCAGAATCTGCTGCCGCTGGGGTCGTTGTATGTGTTGCTGTTCTGCGTCATGCGTTACGGCTGGGGCTGGAAAAATTTTCTGGCCGAAGCCGATGCTGGTTCCGGGCTGAAATTTCCGCACCGTTTGAAATACTACTTTTTCTGGGTGCTGCCGGCGATCATCCTGATGATTTTCATCGTCGGTTACTGCAAGAAATTCTTTTGA
- a CDS encoding D-alanyl-D-alanine carboxypeptidase family protein: MQKKPVKKSSSSGGRFIVILLLVAIIIAVSIWLLRGCSDSSPQVPEIPQEEKKAEPPPPPKVYKYRKPSENPRFGEQFIYRNAVAGNIPNLPLSQKAGSGILVDLNTREVLWQKNAASGVPIASMTKMMTLLLTFEQLEEREGLTLDTPIKVSVAAYKIGGSQVYLDPRETFSLGELMKSVAIKSANDSAYLIAEYLNDQDIPGFVARMNRRAAELNMPGTRFVNPYGLPNNAGENSISSAEGMAILAEHLLEYPKLLEWTSTVRAPFREPGSPNWQDMTNTNKLVRDCPGVDGMKTGYIGKSGFCLTATCLRGGRRLVGVVTGFDTSANRDKFMRQLLDWGYQRAAELQQ; this comes from the coding sequence ATGCAGAAAAAGCCGGTAAAAAAATCATCCTCTTCAGGCGGTAGATTCATTGTCATTCTGTTGCTGGTTGCGATTATCATTGCTGTCAGCATCTGGCTGTTGCGGGGCTGTTCCGATTCGTCGCCGCAGGTACCGGAGATACCGCAGGAAGAAAAAAAAGCGGAACCGCCGCCGCCGCCGAAAGTTTACAAGTACCGGAAGCCGTCGGAAAATCCCAGATTCGGCGAGCAATTCATCTATCGCAATGCGGTGGCCGGCAACATTCCCAATTTACCGTTGAGCCAAAAGGCGGGCAGCGGTATTCTGGTTGACCTGAATACCCGGGAAGTGCTTTGGCAGAAAAATGCGGCCAGCGGCGTGCCGATTGCCTCGATGACCAAGATGATGACTCTGTTGCTGACCTTCGAACAGTTGGAGGAACGGGAGGGGTTGACGCTCGATACGCCGATCAAGGTGAGCGTCGCCGCCTATAAGATCGGCGGCAGCCAGGTTTATCTCGATCCGCGGGAAACATTTTCGCTGGGGGAATTGATGAAGAGCGTGGCGATCAAAAGCGCCAACGACTCCGCTTATCTGATTGCGGAGTATCTCAATGATCAGGACATTCCCGGTTTTGTGGCCAGAATGAACCGGCGGGCGGCGGAACTGAATATGCCGGGGACCCGTTTCGTCAATCCGTACGGCCTGCCGAACAATGCCGGCGAAAATTCAATCAGTTCGGCCGAAGGCATGGCCATCCTGGCCGAACATCTGCTGGAGTATCCCAAATTGCTGGAGTGGACCAGTACGGTGCGCGCGCCGTTTCGTGAACCGGGTTCGCCGAACTGGCAGGATATGACCAATACCAACAAACTGGTGCGTGATTGCCCGGGCGTTGACGGGATGAAGACCGGTTACATCGGCAAATCCGGCTTCTGCCTGACTGCAACCTGCCTGCGGGGCGGCCGGCGTCTGGTTGGGGTGGTTACCGGGTTCGATACTTCGGCCAATCGCGACAAGTTCATGCGGCAACTGCTTGATTGGGGCTATCAGCGGGCGGCGGAATTACAACAGTAG
- a CDS encoding 2-isopropylmalate synthase, with protein MKEYPKYRYPAPISIPDRQWPDRIITRAPVWASVDLRDGNQALPIPMNPDKKLEYFNMLVKIGFKEIEVSFPSASQDDFDFVRRLIEENLIPADVRISVLTQARQHLIERTVESLRGVKQAILHCYVASSDLHGRFVFGRNRDQVKEMAVDGTRMIKDALEAAGLLDRVGYEFSPEEFTDTDLDFAVELCTAVKETWGEAVPANFILNLPATVERRPPNQYADMIEYFCRKYPYLAETTVSLHAHNDQGCAVAASEMALLAGATRVEGTIFGHGERTGNLDISVLALNLHSRGVETNLDFSNLPEIVRIVEEASGIEVHPRHPYAGQLAFTAFSGSHQDAIRKGMEHREEIEEFFEQGWKIPYLHLDPADVGRSYEKLIRINSQSGKGGVAYVLEKEFGIFPPKAMHPAIGTVIQALAEASGGELDSKQLYDGFFANFVNISGPYRLTDFSREILAHENGDWIGVKFRLGYHDQEYWLTGEGNGPIAAVASALKTSHIVPPFELEDFSERTMGQDANAKAMAFVGIRYGDEKRNGLIYGCGIHSNIDRAAIAALISALNRAYYKFNV; from the coding sequence ATGAAAGAGTATCCGAAATATCGCTATCCGGCTCCGATTTCGATTCCGGACCGCCAATGGCCGGATCGGATCATCACCCGGGCGCCAGTCTGGGCTTCGGTCGACCTGCGCGACGGCAATCAGGCTTTGCCGATTCCGATGAATCCGGATAAAAAGCTGGAATATTTCAATATGCTGGTCAAAATCGGCTTCAAGGAAATTGAAGTGAGCTTTCCTTCGGCGTCCCAGGATGATTTTGATTTTGTCCGTCGTTTGATCGAAGAAAATTTGATTCCGGCTGACGTGCGCATTTCAGTGCTGACCCAGGCGCGGCAGCATCTGATCGAGCGCACGGTGGAGTCATTGCGCGGCGTTAAGCAGGCGATCCTGCACTGTTATGTGGCGAGCAGCGATTTGCACGGCCGGTTTGTCTTCGGCCGCAACCGCGATCAGGTGAAGGAGATGGCGGTGGATGGAACCCGGATGATCAAGGATGCGCTGGAAGCGGCCGGTTTGCTGGATCGGGTCGGCTATGAATTTTCTCCGGAGGAATTTACCGATACCGACCTGGACTTTGCGGTGGAGCTGTGTACGGCGGTCAAAGAGACCTGGGGGGAAGCGGTCCCGGCAAATTTCATTTTGAATTTGCCGGCGACGGTGGAACGCCGTCCGCCAAATCAATACGCCGATATGATTGAATATTTTTGCCGGAAATATCCTTATCTGGCGGAGACGACGGTCAGTCTGCATGCCCACAACGATCAGGGATGCGCGGTTGCCGCCAGTGAAATGGCATTGCTGGCCGGAGCGACCCGGGTGGAAGGGACCATTTTCGGGCATGGCGAGCGAACCGGCAACCTGGATATTTCCGTGCTGGCTTTGAATCTGCATTCCCGTGGCGTGGAAACCAATCTGGATTTTTCCAATCTGCCGGAGATCGTCCGGATCGTCGAGGAAGCCAGCGGCATCGAGGTGCACCCGCGCCATCCCTATGCCGGGCAGTTGGCTTTCACCGCCTTCTCCGGTTCTCATCAGGATGCGATCCGGAAAGGGATGGAACACCGGGAAGAGATTGAGGAATTTTTCGAGCAGGGTTGGAAAATTCCTTACCTGCACCTCGATCCGGCCGATGTGGGCCGCAGCTATGAGAAACTGATCCGCATCAACAGCCAATCCGGCAAAGGCGGGGTCGCCTATGTGCTGGAAAAGGAATTCGGCATCTTTCCGCCGAAAGCGATGCATCCGGCGATCGGCACGGTGATTCAAGCGTTGGCGGAAGCCAGTGGCGGAGAGTTGGATTCCAAACAGTTGTATGATGGTTTCTTTGCCAATTTCGTCAATATCAGCGGTCCGTACCGGTTGACGGACTTTTCGCGGGAAATTCTCGCGCATGAAAACGGCGATTGGATCGGGGTTAAATTCCGGCTCGGTTACCACGACCAGGAGTACTGGCTGACCGGGGAAGGCAACGGACCGATCGCCGCGGTGGCTTCCGCTTTGAAAACGTCCCATATCGTGCCGCCGTTCGAACTGGAGGATTTTTCCGAACGGACGATGGGGCAGGATGCCAATGCCAAAGCGATGGCTTTCGTCGGCATCCGGTACGGGGATGAGAAGCGCAACGGTCTGATCTACGGTTGCGGCATTCACTCGAATATCGACCGGGCGGCGATCGCCGCTCTGATCAGCGCGTTGAATCGCGCCTATTATAAATTCAATGTTTGA